In Psychrobacter ciconiae, the following are encoded in one genomic region:
- a CDS encoding oxygen-binding di-iron domain-containing protein: MHHHVLYDDGHHKCVAFSMPHDEESVPSNQFLIIDGNDAAVIDPGGDLTFTPLTINIIKHTRLNNIRYVIGSHQDPDIIASMPRWLIHVEQAKLLIPKIWERFLPHYNSAFTKGRLKESLAQRLITMPDGGGFYPLGKSGIVAIPAHFLHSVGNFQFYDPISKILFSGDMGASLVGDSGVAVSDFQEHIGKMEGFHRRYMPSKKATQMWAAAVRDLDVSMMVPQHGCRLEGEAMYQLFLDWISQLDCGIDLFSEQNYQFKQHLPVYEDS; encoded by the coding sequence ATGCATCATCACGTTTTATATGACGATGGCCACCACAAATGCGTGGCTTTTTCTATGCCTCACGACGAGGAGAGCGTCCCATCAAACCAGTTTTTGATTATCGATGGCAATGATGCGGCGGTGATTGATCCCGGTGGCGATTTGACCTTCACCCCACTTACCATCAACATCATCAAACACACGCGGCTCAATAACATCCGCTACGTCATCGGCTCGCACCAAGACCCTGATATTATTGCCTCAATGCCACGCTGGTTGATTCACGTTGAACAGGCAAAATTGCTCATTCCCAAGATTTGGGAGCGCTTTTTGCCGCATTATAACTCAGCCTTTACCAAAGGTCGCTTAAAAGAAAGCTTGGCTCAGCGCCTCATCACCATGCCTGATGGCGGCGGTTTTTATCCTCTTGGTAAAAGTGGTATTGTGGCTATTCCAGCGCACTTTTTGCATTCGGTGGGTAATTTTCAATTTTATGACCCCATCAGTAAAATCTTATTTTCAGGAGACATGGGCGCTTCCCTCGTTGGCGATTCAGGCGTGGCGGTCAGCGATTTTCAGGAGCATATCGGCAAAATGGAAGGCTTTCATCGCCGCTATATGCCAAGCAAAAAAGCCACCCAAATGTGGGCAGCTGCCGTTCGCGATTTGGACGTGTCGATGATGGTACCGCAGCACGGTTGTAGGCTTGAGGGCGAGGCGATGTACCAGCTGTTTTTGGATTGGATCAGCCAATTGGATTGCGGTATTGATTTATTTAGCGAGCAGAATTATCAATTTAAGCAGCATTTGCCCGTTTATGAAGACAGCTGA
- the fghA gene encoding S-formylglutathione hydrolase yields MTFSYHHRLSVSSKLTQTSNNRCFDGEQHYYRHDSTATKTPMSFSIYLPDDALAGHRCPAILYLSGLTCNADNVTHKAHFQALCSELGMIFIAPDTSPRSDEDSGVDVANDDRYFVGQGAGYYVDATQQPWSTHFNMQSYIADELYELLREEFPISSIGVMGHSMGGHGALLLGFKFPSKFVSVSALSPVCAASESAWGQAALTEYFGDDKALWQEADAAKVIQASGRQYSSILVDQGAADEFFHDGQLMPEKLQEACFKANQPLTLRYQAGFDHSYYFIQSFINDHIQHHYQMAQL; encoded by the coding sequence ATGACTTTTTCTTACCATCATCGACTGTCTGTATCGTCAAAGCTGACGCAAACTTCAAACAACCGCTGTTTTGACGGCGAGCAGCATTATTACCGTCACGACTCGACCGCCACCAAAACGCCGATGAGCTTTAGCATTTATCTTCCCGATGATGCGCTGGCAGGGCATCGCTGTCCGGCGATTTTGTACTTATCAGGTCTCACCTGTAATGCCGATAACGTCACTCATAAAGCTCATTTCCAAGCGCTTTGTAGTGAGCTTGGGATGATTTTTATTGCCCCTGATACTTCACCAAGAAGCGATGAGGACAGCGGCGTTGACGTTGCTAACGATGACCGCTACTTTGTTGGTCAAGGGGCAGGCTATTACGTGGATGCCACGCAACAGCCTTGGTCGACGCATTTTAATATGCAAAGCTATATCGCCGATGAGCTTTATGAGCTGCTGCGTGAGGAGTTTCCTATCAGTAGTATCGGCGTTATGGGGCACTCAATGGGCGGTCATGGGGCGCTGCTGCTTGGTTTTAAATTTCCAAGTAAGTTTGTTAGCGTTTCAGCCTTGTCGCCGGTTTGCGCTGCCAGTGAGTCTGCTTGGGGACAAGCGGCACTTACCGAGTATTTTGGTGATGATAAGGCGCTTTGGCAGGAGGCGGATGCCGCAAAAGTGATTCAAGCTTCAGGTCGGCAATACTCAAGCATCTTAGTTGATCAAGGCGCAGCGGATGAGTTTTTTCATGACGGTCAGCTGATGCCAGAAAAGCTGCAAGAAGCGTGCTTTAAAGCCAATCAGCCCCTAACGCTGCGATATCAGGCGGGATTTGACCACAGCTATTATTTTATTCAAAGTTTTATCAATGACCATATTCAGCATCATTATCAAATGGCTCAGCTTTAA
- a CDS encoding Ig-like domain-containing protein: MPLLLPTSSKVLFKLGALSLALVLAGCGGGDGTDVLAPTPDLGVQPAPTPGTGGDGTGKPVEKVNITSISLTDTNGATTRVITSAGAKATVSVIDEKGNPISNAIVTFAGEGVTFGSTNGAVLTNEAGEASISVKPINNSDTGSYQLTATASYNDATAVTPAYYFTLQSVNVTLDNILIASSTLQSGSNTNITLKTKDALTNSYQNDVTVNFSASCGSFDKNSVVSSNQGDIITTYQAIDQAGNLCEGTQTITITPENAPSARKTVTVNIASIAASSIVYTTANEVKLGASNSGSSSSGQLEFTVYANGRPAANKEVIISQQYAPTDFSFVSLNNKAPQTVKSDSQGKVMVNLYPGVLPGPVEIKATLANDPNISALSKNVSVATGRATQDGVSISMSKNVLAYGVDGDTATITARLIDRVGNPVPDGTVVSFVSEGGRVQPNCMTKGGVCSVEFSTQNPRPVDYRASVIAYVEGDKSYTDVNGDNKYTAGVDILTRNIGDFFRDDNENNRYDSGLGEFVYKRGASGAVCAASSFSQPNIAGTCDNQLAATLRFQFVMGLADNTPTFEGLPSPFPSGTGFVAFRMFGNSERTVSMASGTTIAVSAVDKTDYSPNATLKGKIISVTDGEPKTTVRVKAGSSYYPIEIGEDGTGKSGETALPEGTSLTVEYKNVTCKAEITSGFETVPNIVNLGIGKVPSAQVSYGISYEDCRRSDQIKIVVQSPAPDATKTTRTITVY; this comes from the coding sequence ATGCCTTTGTTATTACCAACCTCCTCAAAAGTTCTCTTTAAGTTGGGTGCGCTAAGCTTAGCTTTAGTTCTTGCTGGATGTGGGGGGGGCGATGGAACAGATGTCTTAGCGCCAACTCCTGATTTAGGCGTTCAACCAGCGCCAACTCCAGGCACAGGTGGAGATGGTACAGGCAAACCCGTTGAAAAAGTTAATATTACTAGTATTAGCCTCACCGATACCAATGGCGCGACGACTCGGGTTATTACCTCTGCTGGTGCTAAAGCGACCGTTAGTGTTATTGATGAAAAAGGTAATCCTATCAGTAATGCTATTGTAACCTTTGCTGGTGAAGGGGTAACCTTTGGCTCAACAAATGGTGCAGTGCTGACTAACGAAGCCGGTGAAGCAAGCATTTCTGTTAAACCTATCAACAATTCAGATACAGGTAGCTATCAGCTCACTGCTACAGCAAGTTATAATGACGCCACAGCAGTAACGCCTGCTTATTACTTTACGCTTCAGTCAGTGAATGTGACTCTTGATAATATCCTTATTGCTAGCAGCACTTTGCAGTCTGGAAGTAATACTAATATTACTCTCAAGACCAAAGATGCGTTAACCAATAGCTATCAAAATGATGTGACCGTCAACTTTAGCGCCAGCTGTGGATCATTTGATAAAAATAGCGTGGTTTCGAGTAACCAAGGCGATATCATCACCACTTATCAAGCCATTGACCAAGCCGGCAATCTTTGCGAGGGTACACAAACAATAACAATTACTCCTGAAAACGCCCCAAGTGCAAGAAAAACGGTAACGGTTAATATTGCAAGTATTGCTGCAAGCTCAATCGTTTATACCACAGCCAATGAAGTTAAACTAGGCGCGAGCAATAGTGGCTCATCAAGTTCAGGGCAACTAGAGTTTACCGTTTATGCCAACGGTCGCCCTGCGGCAAATAAAGAAGTCATTATCAGTCAGCAGTATGCACCAACTGACTTTAGCTTTGTTAGCTTAAATAACAAAGCTCCACAAACTGTGAAGAGTGATTCACAAGGTAAGGTGATGGTTAATCTTTATCCTGGCGTACTGCCAGGACCGGTAGAAATTAAAGCCACCTTAGCGAATGATCCAAACATTTCCGCCTTATCAAAAAATGTCTCTGTCGCAACCGGTCGTGCTACGCAAGATGGCGTCAGTATTTCAATGAGTAAAAACGTACTGGCCTATGGCGTTGATGGTGATACCGCTACCATCACCGCGCGTCTGATTGACCGTGTGGGAAATCCTGTTCCAGATGGAACCGTAGTCAGCTTTGTCAGTGAAGGTGGTCGAGTTCAGCCTAACTGTATGACGAAAGGCGGCGTTTGTAGTGTTGAGTTCAGCACTCAAAACCCAAGACCTGTAGACTACCGCGCCTCAGTGATTGCCTATGTGGAAGGCGACAAAAGCTATACTGACGTCAATGGTGACAATAAATATACAGCAGGCGTAGATATCTTAACACGTAATATTGGAGATTTTTTCCGAGATGATAACGAGAATAACCGCTATGACAGTGGGTTAGGTGAGTTTGTTTATAAACGTGGTGCTTCAGGAGCAGTTTGTGCCGCTTCATCTTTTAGCCAACCTAATATTGCTGGAACTTGTGACAACCAGTTAGCAGCAACGTTACGCTTTCAATTTGTGATGGGACTTGCTGACAATACCCCAACCTTTGAGGGTTTACCAAGTCCTTTTCCTTCAGGAACTGGATTTGTAGCATTTAGAATGTTTGGCAACTCCGAGCGAACGGTTTCGATGGCATCCGGAACGACCATTGCAGTGAGTGCTGTGGATAAAACTGATTATTCACCTAATGCTACTTTAAAAGGTAAGATTATATCTGTAACTGATGGTGAGCCGAAAACAACAGTGAGAGTTAAAGCAGGCTCTAGTTATTATCCTATAGAAATTGGGGAGGATGGCACAGGAAAGTCTGGTGAGACAGCATTACCTGAAGGTACATCATTAACTGTAGAATATAAAAACGTGACCTGTAAAGCTGAAATCACCAGCGGTTTTGAGACTGTTCCCAATATAGTCAACCTAGGAATAGGTAAGGTTCCTAGTGCTCAAGTCAGCTACGGTATTAGTTACGAAGATTGCCGCCGCAGTGACCAAATAAAAATTGTGGTTCAATCACCTGCACCAGACGCGACCAAAACTACGCGAACAATAACCGTATATTAA
- a CDS encoding C13 family peptidase, producing the protein MPLSSPKTVSLHRFSFNVIANIIASLWMLVGSTRAFAWVKPTLWQFILFALLALASNVLFSWLAADVGSIFNEQGLVSYLIWPSIIVLGGIILAGRVGNQSMVFVPAILWLVADTLSALLQSAVQFLGSHGWLFDWSYAFLPILFLLLFLWQTLALLWIFARRFRTPWWERIIVLIGAVALLTIWQKNVADQPIFKPVVVTPVLEEHAFYEQPFLLRQALSRVEASTNGKTDWYFMGVAGFAEQNVFRSEIDKVRQLFDVRFGTKNHSLTLINNTYSWLEEPVATKTSILQGLKTIGQQMNPDEDVLFLTLSSHGNEDIFQLANPPLEMDNLDPKWLKGALDAAGIRWRVIVISACYSGSFIDELMTPTTVVITASAADKMSFGCTNTASMTYFGQAFFAESLRESDSFVSAFENAKLRVQARESVMGFEPSEPQMAVGSLMKSALPAFEKVLFDNSRSNNAATNGDSEQLSQSLLVETAAEPPVDNSATQ; encoded by the coding sequence TTGCCACTATCGTCGCCTAAAACTGTCTCTTTGCACCGCTTTTCATTTAATGTGATTGCTAATATTATCGCGTCTTTGTGGATGCTGGTTGGCTCAACGCGCGCCTTTGCTTGGGTGAAGCCGACGCTTTGGCAGTTTATTTTATTTGCGCTACTCGCTCTTGCCAGCAACGTGTTGTTTTCTTGGCTTGCGGCGGACGTTGGCAGTATTTTTAACGAGCAAGGCTTGGTCAGCTATTTGATTTGGCCGTCGATTATTGTGCTTGGCGGGATTATTTTAGCAGGCCGCGTTGGCAACCAATCAATGGTCTTTGTTCCGGCAATTTTGTGGTTGGTTGCCGATACGTTGTCAGCGCTTTTGCAAAGTGCCGTTCAGTTTTTGGGGTCGCATGGTTGGCTGTTTGATTGGAGCTATGCGTTTTTACCGATTTTATTTTTGCTGCTGTTTTTGTGGCAAACTTTAGCGCTGTTATGGATTTTTGCGCGCCGCTTTCGAACGCCGTGGTGGGAGCGAATTATTGTCTTGATTGGGGCGGTGGCGCTGTTGACCATTTGGCAAAAAAACGTCGCTGACCAGCCGATTTTCAAACCCGTTGTGGTAACGCCGGTATTAGAAGAGCACGCTTTTTATGAGCAGCCGTTTTTACTGCGGCAAGCGTTAAGCCGGGTTGAGGCAAGCACCAATGGCAAGACCGATTGGTACTTTATGGGGGTGGCAGGATTTGCCGAGCAAAACGTCTTTCGCTCAGAAATTGATAAAGTCCGGCAGCTATTTGATGTCAGATTTGGCACCAAAAACCATTCGCTTACTTTAATTAATAACACTTACAGTTGGCTTGAAGAGCCGGTTGCCACCAAAACGAGCATTTTACAAGGCTTAAAGACCATTGGTCAGCAGATGAATCCTGATGAAGATGTCTTGTTTTTAACGCTGTCGTCGCATGGTAATGAAGATATTTTTCAGCTTGCCAATCCGCCGCTTGAGATGGATAACCTCGACCCAAAATGGCTCAAAGGTGCGCTGGATGCCGCCGGAATTCGCTGGCGGGTGATTGTAATTTCAGCGTGTTATTCAGGGTCATTTATTGATGAGCTTATGACGCCAACAACGGTGGTGATTACCGCGTCTGCTGCCGATAAAATGTCGTTTGGCTGTACCAATACAGCTTCAATGACCTATTTTGGCCAAGCATTTTTCGCCGAAAGTTTGCGCGAAAGTGACAGCTTTGTCAGTGCATTTGAAAATGCCAAACTTCGCGTTCAAGCGCGCGAAAGTGTGATGGGATTTGAGCCGTCTGAGCCACAAATGGCGGTTGGCAGTTTGATGAAATCAGCGCTTCCTGCCTTTGAAAAAGTATTGTTCGATAATAGCCGCTCAAATAACGCTGCGACCAATGGCGACTCTGAGCAGTTAAGCCAAAGCTTGCTTGTAGAAACTGCCGCCGAGCCGCCAGTAGATAACTCGGCGACTCAATAA
- a CDS encoding cytochrome C assembly family protein, translating to MAFVIAVMAYAAVSGYLLWALLTDATINKIISVTLLTAALIGHATALYPHIFTLYGLNFNLFNVLSLISLLFVFFYVLFSLYRPILSLGILAAPTGLIGVTLGFVGRAPYRPMAEVSLGLEAHILLSFAAYCVLLMAAVQALFLRLQIRELKHQSIHRFWVNKLPSLQSMESLLFDMILMGFVLLSIALGLGFIYVQDLMAQHIAHKTVFSVLSWLLFGVLLLGHWRLGWRGKRAANITIYAFVLLAMGFVGSKFVLEMML from the coding sequence ATGGCATTTGTAATCGCAGTTATGGCTTATGCCGCAGTCAGTGGCTATCTGTTGTGGGCGCTTTTGACGGATGCGACCATCAATAAAATCATCAGTGTAACGCTATTGACCGCCGCTTTGATTGGTCATGCCACAGCCCTTTATCCGCATATCTTTACGCTTTATGGACTGAATTTTAACTTATTTAACGTGTTAAGTTTAATCAGCCTATTGTTTGTGTTTTTTTATGTGCTGTTCAGCTTATATCGACCGATTTTAAGCTTAGGAATTTTGGCAGCGCCAACCGGACTTATTGGCGTAACGCTTGGCTTTGTCGGTCGCGCACCGTATCGACCGATGGCTGAGGTCAGCCTTGGGCTTGAAGCGCATATTTTGCTGTCGTTTGCTGCTTACTGCGTGCTGCTCATGGCAGCGGTTCAAGCGCTGTTTTTGCGGCTGCAAATCCGAGAATTAAAACACCAAAGTATCCACCGCTTTTGGGTCAACAAACTGCCGTCCCTGCAAAGCATGGAAAGCTTGCTTTTTGACATGATTTTGATGGGATTTGTGCTGCTTAGTATCGCCCTTGGACTTGGCTTTATTTATGTTCAAGATTTGATGGCGCAGCACATCGCTCACAAAACGGTCTTTAGTGTGCTGTCTTGGCTGCTGTTTGGGGTGCTGCTACTTGGTCATTGGCGCTTAGGTTGGCGCGGCAAACGGGCAGCAAACATCACCATTTACGCATTTGTTTTATTGGCGATGGGCTTTGTGGGCAGTAAGTTTGTGCTTGAGATGATGCTTTGA
- the rpmB gene encoding 50S ribosomal protein L28, whose product MSKVCQVTGKRPMVGNNVSHANNKTRRRFLPNLQNHRFWVESENRFVRLRVSTKGMRVIDKLGIDKVLADLRAKGQKI is encoded by the coding sequence ATGTCTAAAGTTTGTCAAGTGACTGGAAAGCGCCCTATGGTGGGTAACAATGTTTCGCATGCAAACAACAAGACCCGTCGTCGCTTTTTGCCAAACCTTCAAAACCACCGTTTTTGGGTCGAATCTGAAAACCGTTTTGTCCGTCTTCGTGTATCAACCAAAGGTATGCGCGTTATTGACAAATTAGGTATTGATAAGGTGCTTGCCGATTTGCGTGCCAAAGGTCAAAAAATCTAA
- the rpmG gene encoding 50S ribosomal protein L33, producing the protein MRDKIKLVSTAGTGYYYTTTKNKRTMPGKMEIKKFDPKIRQHVIFKEAKIK; encoded by the coding sequence ATGAGAGATAAAATTAAATTGGTATCGACTGCTGGTACTGGCTACTACTACACCACGACCAAAAACAAGCGTACCATGCCGGGCAAAATGGAAATCAAAAAATTTGATCCAAAAATCCGCCAGCACGTGATTTTCAAAGAAGCCAAAATCAAGTAA
- the rpe gene encoding ribulose-phosphate 3-epimerase translates to MTANRSAADFLIAPSILSADFARLGEEVANVLAAGADVVHFDVMDNHYVPNLTFGSMICQALRDFGIEAPIDVHLMVSPVDGMIEQFLTAGASIITFHPEASLHIDRSLQLIKDGGAKCGLVLNPATPLHYLDHVMDKVDQILLMSVNPGFGGQSFIPATLDKVRAVRQLIDKSGRDIRLEVDGGVNAKNIRDIAEAGADMFVAGSAIFNQADYKAAIDAMRAELAKVTKKAAKA, encoded by the coding sequence ATGACTGCCAACCGTTCTGCTGCTGATTTTTTGATTGCGCCCTCTATTTTGTCTGCCGATTTTGCAAGGCTTGGTGAGGAGGTGGCAAACGTATTGGCAGCAGGGGCGGATGTGGTTCATTTTGACGTTATGGATAACCATTATGTGCCAAACCTGACCTTTGGTAGCATGATTTGCCAAGCGCTTCGTGACTTTGGTATTGAGGCGCCGATTGATGTTCATTTAATGGTATCACCTGTTGATGGCATGATTGAGCAGTTTTTAACGGCAGGGGCGAGCATCATCACCTTTCACCCTGAAGCAAGTTTGCACATTGATCGCTCATTACAACTGATTAAAGATGGCGGCGCAAAATGCGGCTTGGTGCTCAATCCTGCAACGCCTTTGCATTATCTTGATCACGTGATGGATAAAGTTGACCAAATTTTGCTCATGAGCGTCAACCCCGGCTTTGGTGGTCAGTCGTTTATCCCAGCCACGCTTGATAAAGTCCGAGCGGTTCGCCAGTTGATTGATAAAAGCGGTCGCGACATTCGCCTTGAAGTCGATGGGGGCGTTAATGCCAAAAATATCCGTGATATTGCCGAGGCTGGCGCGGATATGTTCGTTGCAGGGTCAGCGATTTTTAACCAAGCGGATTATAAAGCTGCCATTGACGCCATGCGTGCGGAGTTGGCAAAGGTAACTAAAAAGGCAGCTAAGGCGTAA
- the ffh gene encoding signal recognition particle protein, translating to MFDTLTERLSSSLRNIVGTSQLTEDNIKDTLREVRMALLEADVALPVTRDFVKRVKEQALGAEVLKELAPGQAFVKIVHDELTEMMGSANQALEMTGKPPVVYLLAGLQGAGKTTTAGKLAKYLQERQKKKVMLVSADVYRPAAIQQLEQVASQVNAKFVPSSVDESPIDIARRAIEEAKIQYQDILIIDTAGRLHIDDVMMDEIKALTAAVNPSETLFVVDSMTGQDAANTAKAFNDALPLTGVILTKTDGDARGGAALSVRAITGKPIKFLGRGEKLDALDVFHPERIAQRILGMGDVLSLVEEVEQKIDREKAEKMAQKIQKGGEFDLEDLLTQFQQMKNMGGMAGFLDKMPGMGGSDIQKAVEEAKPEEKVREMEALINSMTPFERRNPDKINPSRKRRIAAGSGREIQDVNRLLKQHKQMAKMMKMISKPEGISKMMKAMQGLAGGATGGGGPLFGGNKASGAGGMKDVNQAQLAKQMGLDPNNLPSAEEMQKQMQALQNQAPKKFKTRF from the coding sequence ATGTTTGATACTTTAACCGAACGCCTATCCTCAAGCTTACGTAACATCGTAGGCACAAGCCAGTTGACCGAAGATAACATCAAAGACACCTTGCGCGAGGTGCGAATGGCGCTACTTGAGGCTGATGTGGCGCTTCCGGTCACTCGCGACTTTGTGAAGCGCGTCAAAGAGCAAGCGCTTGGCGCTGAAGTGCTCAAAGAACTTGCGCCAGGGCAGGCGTTTGTTAAAATCGTCCACGATGAGTTGACCGAAATGATGGGCAGCGCCAACCAAGCGCTTGAGATGACCGGAAAACCGCCAGTCGTTTATCTGCTCGCAGGACTGCAAGGCGCGGGTAAAACCACCACCGCAGGAAAGCTTGCCAAATACCTACAAGAGCGGCAAAAGAAAAAAGTCATGTTGGTGTCCGCTGACGTTTACCGCCCTGCCGCCATCCAGCAGCTTGAGCAAGTGGCAAGTCAAGTTAATGCCAAGTTTGTGCCCTCAAGCGTTGATGAAAGCCCGATTGACATTGCCCGCCGCGCTATAGAAGAAGCCAAAATCCAATATCAAGACATTTTGATTATTGATACCGCCGGCCGTTTGCACATCGATGATGTGATGATGGATGAAATCAAAGCGCTTACTGCTGCGGTTAACCCGTCTGAAACGCTATTTGTTGTTGACTCGATGACCGGTCAAGACGCGGCAAATACTGCCAAAGCCTTTAACGATGCTCTGCCATTAACTGGCGTGATTTTAACCAAAACCGACGGCGATGCTCGTGGCGGCGCGGCATTGTCCGTTCGTGCTATCACCGGAAAGCCGATTAAGTTTTTGGGTCGCGGCGAAAAATTGGACGCGCTTGACGTGTTCCACCCTGAGCGGATTGCCCAGCGCATCCTTGGTATGGGCGACGTGCTAAGCTTGGTCGAAGAAGTTGAGCAAAAAATTGACCGCGAAAAAGCCGAAAAAATGGCGCAAAAAATCCAAAAAGGCGGCGAGTTTGATTTAGAAGACTTGCTCACCCAGTTCCAGCAAATGAAAAACATGGGCGGTATGGCAGGGTTTTTGGACAAAATGCCAGGGATGGGCGGCTCAGACATTCAAAAGGCAGTTGAAGAAGCCAAACCTGAAGAAAAAGTCCGTGAAATGGAAGCGCTTATTAACTCAATGACGCCGTTTGAGCGCCGAAATCCGGATAAAATCAACCCAAGCCGCAAACGCCGAATTGCGGCAGGGTCGGGTCGTGAAATCCAAGACGTCAACCGCTTGCTAAAACAACACAAGCAAATGGCAAAAATGATGAAAATGATTTCCAAGCCTGAAGGCATCAGCAAAATGATGAAAGCCATGCAAGGCTTGGCAGGCGGCGCAACGGGCGGCGGCGGACCTTTATTTGGCGGCAACAAAGCTTCAGGAGCAGGCGGCATGAAAGATGTCAATCAAGCTCAGCTTGCCAAACAAATGGGACTTGACCCAAACAACTTGCCAAGTGCGGAGGAGATGCAAAAGCAAATGCAAGCACTGCAAAACCAAGCGCCAAAAAAGTTTAAAACCCGTTTTTAA